In Crinalium epipsammum PCC 9333, the following are encoded in one genomic region:
- a CDS encoding thioredoxin-like domain-containing protein, with translation MVNVRAPELPQNFTWINCDREAAREGDRPLSIKSLRGRIVIIDFWTKSCINCLHVIPDLKYLEQKYSKYLTIIGVHSAKFEHEQHPDSVQQAVWRYGITHPVIVDSDRYIWQQYAVKAWPTFVVINATGYIVATVSGEGKREFLDNLVQQLIEESSGQRTVDQESLQLNLEPDQTLRLSPLAFPSKVIACQQSNSLFIADTGHHRLVIASLNGETQAVIGTGSPAWVDGDLEIAQFCEPMGMVFDYEQQVIYVADTVNHLLRKIDLKTRQVSTIAGNGTQSRYLFPHGGKALETALNSPWDLVKIKDKLYITMAGSHQIWMMDLAQETIHCFIGTGAEFCVDGSYEVAAFAQPSGITTNGDELFIADSESSSIRAVTLGDFPIVRTICGSGQLFGFGDVDGIGENVRLQHCLGITYGAGYLWVTDTYNHKLKRVNPTTGECQTICGSGKAGLQDGFGTDVYFSEPSGLAFACNYLYIADSNNHAIRRINLNSQEVTTFQFTMLCSPSVCIPNENK, from the coding sequence ATGGTTAATGTCAGAGCGCCAGAACTGCCTCAAAATTTTACTTGGATAAATTGCGATCGCGAAGCTGCAAGGGAGGGCGATCGCCCTCTATCAATTAAATCTCTGCGCGGGCGAATTGTCATAATAGATTTCTGGACAAAAAGTTGTATTAACTGCCTGCACGTTATTCCTGACCTCAAATATTTAGAACAGAAATACAGCAAGTATCTAACTATTATTGGTGTTCACAGCGCCAAATTTGAGCATGAACAACATCCAGATAGCGTTCAACAAGCAGTTTGGCGCTACGGAATTACGCATCCGGTTATCGTAGATAGCGATCGCTATATTTGGCAACAATACGCAGTCAAAGCATGGCCTACTTTTGTCGTAATTAATGCCACTGGTTATATAGTAGCAACAGTTTCGGGTGAAGGTAAGCGAGAATTTTTAGATAACTTAGTACAACAGTTAATTGAAGAAAGCAGTGGTCAAAGAACTGTTGATCAGGAATCTCTACAATTAAACCTAGAACCAGATCAAACCTTACGCCTCTCTCCCCTAGCGTTTCCATCAAAAGTAATAGCTTGTCAACAAAGTAATTCCCTATTTATTGCAGATACCGGACACCATCGCCTTGTGATTGCATCCTTGAATGGTGAAACGCAAGCTGTAATTGGAACCGGATCACCTGCATGGGTAGATGGAGATCTAGAAATTGCTCAGTTTTGTGAACCGATGGGCATGGTATTTGACTATGAACAACAGGTAATTTATGTGGCAGATACAGTCAATCACTTGTTGCGAAAAATTGATTTGAAAACGAGACAGGTGAGTACGATAGCTGGAAATGGAACTCAAAGTCGATACTTATTTCCACACGGTGGCAAAGCCTTAGAAACCGCTTTGAATTCTCCTTGGGACTTGGTAAAGATTAAAGATAAACTTTACATTACTATGGCAGGTTCACATCAGATTTGGATGATGGATTTAGCCCAAGAAACAATACATTGCTTTATAGGTACAGGTGCAGAATTTTGTGTGGATGGTTCATATGAAGTTGCAGCATTTGCTCAACCAAGTGGTATCACCACCAATGGAGATGAATTATTTATTGCAGATAGTGAAAGTAGTTCGATTCGTGCAGTTACCCTGGGGGACTTTCCAATAGTGCGTACTATTTGCGGTAGCGGTCAACTTTTTGGCTTTGGTGATGTTGATGGTATTGGTGAAAATGTCAGATTGCAACACTGTTTGGGAATAACTTATGGTGCGGGTTATCTATGGGTAACTGATACATACAATCACAAACTTAAACGAGTTAACCCCACTACTGGAGAGTGCCAAACTATCTGTGGAAGCGGTAAAGCGGGATTACAAGATGGTTTTGGCACAGATGTCTATTTTTCCGAACCATCTGGTTTAGCATTTGCCTGTAACTATCTTTATATTGCAGATAGTAATAATCATGCCATCCGTCGTATAAACCTTAATTCCCAAGAAGTGACTACATTTCAATTTACGATGCTTTGCTCTCCATCTGTTTGTATCCCTAATGAGAATAAATAG